The Chrysemys picta bellii isolate R12L10 chromosome 16, ASM1138683v2, whole genome shotgun sequence DNA window ggcccccccactacagaaaggatgtggacaaattggagacagtccagtggagggcaacgaaaattattagggggctggggcacatgacttatgaggagaggctgagggaactgggattatttagtttgcagaagagaggagtgtggggggatttgatagcagccttaaactacctgaaggggggttccaaagaggatggagctcggctgttctcagtggaggcagatgtcagaacaagaatcaatggtctcaagttgcagagggggaggtttaggttggatattaggaaaaactatttcattaggcaggtggtgaagcactggaatgggttacctaaggaggtggtggaatctctatccttagaggtttttaaggcccggcttgacgaagccctggctgggatgatttagttggggattggtcctactttgagcagggggttggactagatgacctcctgaggtctcgtccaaccctaatcttctatgattctatgacatatgGTAACCCACCCTCTCCCAATAGCCTGCCACCCTCACttcagcactgctgctggcggtagTGCCGGctttagagctgggtgcctggccagcagccttCCTCTCTGGCTGCCCAACTCTGAAAGCCGTGcacctgccagcagcagggcagaagtgagggtggcaatcccgtgacccctcccccccctacAATAGATTTGTGACCCCCATACCCTGACCAcctttggggtcaggacccccagggttacaacaccatgaaattttagatgtaaacatctgaaactgtgaaattgactcatttaaaaaaaccctggtCATGACATTGACCAAAAGGCACTgggaatttggtagagccctaagTATAAGCCGTCCCCTCAGTGCCCTCGCCGGACCCATTCCACCTGAATGACCTGTCCCCACCAcgcccctctccagagcttcCAGCTCCTCTGCACCACCTTGCCCTtaacctcctcttcctccccaccccattgcaCTCACCTCCTTCACCCCACTCCCCTGAAGCTTCCCTGGCCGCTGCCTCCAGCCCTTGCTGGGCCAGCCTCAAACCCCATTTCGTTCCGCACCTGAGTAATTCAAGCTCTGACTTTCCACTCTTGAAAAGCTTCCCCTGTGGGTTGGTACCCGGGGGGAGTGCGATGCTGCTAGAGCAATgacacaggcagggctggcagggcacGTGCTGGAATAACCCCAGAGGAGTTGGGAACGGCATCTCGTTAGTGACCATTTAACCCCTTCCCTAGAGGCTGTTTTTCCAGCTCATCTCCCTCGGGCTGGGCTTGTCTTTTCCCAGTGCTTTTAGCCCTGTCAGTCTGACCCCAAACGGTTCATCTCTTTTGGTCCTGTGTATCCAGTCCCCGAGAAACAAGTCCAGTGATTGCCCACTGTAGGGAATCAATGCCACCTGGAGTTGGCCGGTCACCTTGTGTGGCGTGAGGTGCTGCCCCCCATCAATCAGTGCTTGTCTTGTGTCGTAGGTTTCTTCTTCCCACGCTGCTTTCTGGCCCTAAGGTATCCTCTGTGCTCTGGAATGCGATGATCCACCCGCTCCTCAACATGTCCCTCACGGGCGTCATCTGGTACCAGGGTAAGTCTGGCAGCGTATCACGGCACCGGCCACGCCACTTCGGGTGCTGGGCGCAGCTCTCATTTGTCCCGTGTGCTCATTGCAGGTGAAGCGAACGCCTTAGTGAACACAGATCTGTACAACTGCACGTTCCCAGCTCTCATCGCGGACTGGCGCAGGACCTTCCATGCCGGATCTGAGGGGCAAACGCAGCCACTCTTCCCCTTTGGGTTTGTCCAGGTGACTGGTAGCCAGGGTACTGACCACGGAGACAGGAATCGCTGCTCAGAGCCAGCTCCTGCTCGTTTCGCTCACTTCACTGCAGAGCGATCCCTGATGCTGCGCAGGACCGAGGGGAGAGCCAGGCTGAGTCAGGTTGATCAGAGTTTCCCTGCTGACTCCTTGACGCTAATGGACCCAGGAGTGGTCTTGCCGTAGGCGCCAAGTCCCGGCACAGAGGCCTTGTAGCGGGAGAGTGAGCTGTGAGTTGTGCTGGAGGGGTGATATACGCTCTTGCCCCCGTGGGGCAGTCAggcactgctgcctgtcccctttTCATTCTGGCTGGGGTCTGTGCCCTGCTGACTCCTCTGCTCCTATCTCTATCTCACAGCAGAACGGGGAGCGGGGGAAGACAGGGCCCCGCACATCTTAGACCCTCATTTCCCCTCCTGACGcactgggaggggaaagggggaagagaagccacccctgctctgtccccttgTCTACCTCACCCCCAGGCTTTCCTGGCTTCAGGTGAGCGGGGGAGGCGGAGGAAAGAGGGAGCGTATGGGTGGAGGGAGAggcctgggaggaaggaggagagtgCTGGGATGGAGGAGCGTCAGTGGCGCACTCTGAGGAGAAGCTGATggagaaggactgagcccagcagggatggggagggaaagggcGTGAGGGGACGAGCTGAGAGAGTCCAGCTGACCTTAGAGTTAGTGCCCTGCCCACAGTCCCGCCGATGGGCCTCGCCCAGCTCCCTTCCCACCGGTCACcagccctctgtcccagcccaccactcctcctctgcctgcctgccaccctcTGTGCCAGGGgttcccaacatgctataaaaactccacttcTGCATATaaaaccataggtgctggaactaggggagctgggggtccagctgcacctcctggcttgaaggggtttccatcatatccaggggttacagtttggttcaatggctctcagcacccccactatacacattgttccagcgcccctgtatAAAAGCCAGGCCGGCACTGGGGGTAGCAAGCGGGGCAATTGCCCGGGGCCctgcgaagctaagttgctcaggcttcggcttgagccccaggtggcagggctcaggcggtggggcttcggctttctgccctggactctagtgagtctaatgccagccctgcttggcggaccccctgaaacctgctcacggggccctggtggagaactgctgctctatgcCATGGTGACCCCGCTCTGCCTGGCTGGGGCGTCCCCTGGCCCCAGTGTCTcatgggctggggtggagcagaagCTCAACTCTCCGCATGGGGAGTTAGTATGGGGCTGCTGGTGCAAGTCAGGGCCCCTTGGACCGCCCCCTGCTAGGGTGGGTTGATGTGTGGGACACTGGgaagcagggctggaggggggtggctCTGGCCCCGGTGGGGGATCAGCTCTTTCCCAATTCTCCCTGTCTTTGCAGTTATCCACGTTCCGCCGGCAGGACCAGGATGACAGTTTCCCCCGCATTCGGTGGCACCAGACAGCTGACTACGGCTACGCACCCAACAAGAGAATGCCCAACACCTTCATGGCCGTGGCGGTGGATCTGTGCGACGAGCACTCACCCTACAGCAGGTAACTGcccactccctgcactgcagcctgCAGTGCACCCAGGGGACGTTCCATAGCACCCGGCCTGGAGGTGCCAGGGCCTTTCCACACACATGAGGGGCAGGGCTGAAGCAGGCGTCTGTCCGGCCATGCTGCAgtgtgggaggagagtggggcagggccgggaaagaggaggaggacagggagtgccgaaaggggaggagaagaaatcCCCTAATGCACAGTGCTCCAGggccactccccacccccgtgtCACTGGCCTCCCAGATCTGTTAGCTGTGCTTCGCCCAGCTGGGTGTGTGAGGCGGGGAGATGTACAGGTCGCTAGCCCTGTCAAGTACCGGGCAACACAATGGGATTGGTTGCACTGCTGTGATAGCCAGTAAAGGACACAGGTACCGGGGGCAGGCACTCGGAGCTCACCGCTAGCGGGCAGAGGGCTTTGTGGAGAGGCCGGTGCAGGTGGGTTTGGCGCACAGGTGCATGCAGCGTCGGTGTACTCAGCATACGTGGGAGAGGCGACTGACAGCgctgcagcgcctggcacgagaTCCTTTGGGCCCATTGCCcccagagtagggttaccatacgtccggtttttcccggacatgtccggcttttcagcaatcaaacccccgtccggggggaattgccgaaaagccacacatgtccgggaaaatggccggcacttcctctccccctgcggctctgctccactcctcctctctcagatttacagagccaagctgcccgagccagcgctactggcttcgggcagtcccccctgcctccggaccccgagcccccagccaggcacttctcctacccggctccagctgagctgctcccgcggtgcaaggtccggaggcaggggggggctgcccgaagccggtaacgctggctcgggcagctcgctctgtaagtctgagggggaggagccgagcagctcagctggagccggggaagggacgtgcccagccagctctgggtcctgaggcaggggagggctgcccgaagccagcagctcggctcttacattctgagaggggaggagcagctcagctggagcccaggtaggagaagtggggtccggaggcggggctggggggtgctgagcgggccgggggggccagggggtgctcagccggggtccgggccggggggtgctgagcgggccgggggatgcttggccgggggtctgggggctggtggggccagggggtgctcggccgggccggggggtgctgagcgggccggggggccggcggggctgggggccgctgagcgggccgggggatgctcggccgggggtccaggggccggcagggccagggggtgctcagccggggggcGGCctaggctggaaacgccggggggggcagcctgggccgctcctcctccccccacacccccccttacctgcttcaggcttcccgcgaatcaaatgttcgcaggaagcaggggagggggcggagttggggcggggactttgaggaaggggcggagttggggcgtgggcggggctgggggtggggccggggtccggtggactgtcctccttttggaggctcgaaatatggtaaccctaccccagagcagcctggggagctgagctgggaTCAGTTCGGTAGCCTGGTGTCTGGGAGACCGTCCCGTGGAGACTGGGCTCTTTGAGCTTGTGCTCTCAGCGGTGGTTTGAGATGGGTGCCCCCTTTCCATTCGGTGCAGGGggagactttgggagggatcTGCCCAGGAGTCTTTTCCCTGCCCCCGGAACTAGACTTCCTGCCGTTATCTTCgtatgctgcagctgtgccgacTCAGCGCTCTTCATTGCTGCACAGAGATTGGTAACTGGCCTTGGCTCAGGTTTGGCCGGTGGCCTCTCTAACCTCTCCGGGTCCCGTTGTGCTATTCCTCTAGCCCCCCTGGCAGTCACAGCTGCTCCCCGCTTCCCTTCCAGATCATTTGTCAGGCCAGACCTACCAccgctccctgctgctccccaccccagcagcaggcCTGGTCATCGGCCCTTTGATTGGGACCCTGCAGCCAGTCTGCAGTCCAGgagacgctgctgctgctgtggaggGAGCCCCTAGCCCTCCCCTCCCACGGCTGACTTCTTTACCTCCAGGATTGGCCGCTGTCTCAGTCATTCCCCCTCCCTGGCAGACCTGCTCCCTCCAGCAtctgctcccacccccaacctctccaGGCAGTTGCTGCAGGGTCCCGTTGACTCATCCTGCAGTTCGACAAAGTTCTtagctgctggggtggggtgagggcacCCTGGAGCTACAcggcgccctctgctggcagagGTGGAGTTTCAGGAGCCACTGCCTTTGGCTGCACTGCTGGGAAGTGgctccctgccctctccccatcatttcccctctgcttccctctttgcagcattcaCCCCCGGGATAAACAGAACGTGGCGTATCGGCTGCACCTGGGAGCCCGAGCTGTGGCATATGGAGAGAAAGGCCTGGTCTTCCAAGGCCCATATCCTACAAAAGTCGTGGTGGACGGAGCCAGGGGCCTCATTAACGTGACGTATGGCCAGGAACTCCTGCTGCTTTTAATGCACGACCGCATCTTTGAGGTGAGGAGCATGGGGGTCCCTGCACGTCTCAAGGCAAGCACCAAGGGCAGAGGGGCTGCACTGTTACTAGGCTAGCCTGAGTGCTCTCcgggggggcacatgacccctCCAGCACCATCAGCTCGGGCTGTGCCCCCTGCTGGAATAGCTGGCCCGATGtcagtggggcaggcagctctTGCCGCACGCTGGCTAGTTGTCTGAATAAAAGTTTGCAGTGGACAAATCCCAGAtgtgctggggcccagggctagaGGGGCAATCTAGCAAATGCTGCCTCTCCTGCTGTTGAGGTGGGGGGAGCTGCGTCCCCTGCTGTCcgagggggagaggaggctgaGCTGGGAGGTGCGTGGAGCCCTAAGCAATCGCATGCACTGCAGGGCAGCTCTGCCATCTCCACCCCAGAGCGCAGCGATGCAGCCGCCTGAGCCAGAAAACAACAGAGCAAACAGCTCAGTGCAGCAGAGCGAGGTCACGTGACTGGTCTGTGCTTCTTCCGGCAGGTGTGCTGCTCTGACCGGCCCCAGCTCTCGGCGCAGGAGCCGTGCCAGTGGGTTCCAGCGCCCATGGTGTCGGCATCTTCCCACGCAGTGACGCTgtccagccctggctgcagggccGCTGTCACCCGCCTGCGCTATGCGTGGGCAGAGTGGCCGTGTGAGTACAGACAGTGTCCCCTTTACAACAAGCACCTGCTGCCAGCACCTCCGTTTGTTATCGACTCTGCATTAAGAACAGGCTAGGCCAACTGCTAGGCGGCGGGATGATGCAGAGAGAATATAGACTCGTAGCTAAGGCCCCATCAAATTCACgctccattttggtaaatttcattaTGATGGGATTTGTAAAACCTTAAATGTAAccgtttcagatatttaaatctgaaatttcatgggggttctgacccaaaagggggaaGGTGGGGAGCAGTCACAAGGCTACGGTAGTGGAGAtgcgatattgccacccttacttcggcgctgctgctggtgacggcgctgccttcagacctaggatcccagccagcagccagggagattccctggggtgggtctgacccgaaCCTGGCAGcaggccatgcaggggaagaggaagtccctcctgcccctccacagcacagccgggactagcagctggagcccagcacaaggtaggagtccccagccctgcccctccccggctccaTGCCCAGCACTTGGGGTTTATaggggccttgggctggcagtgtgtggagggggggaatgACCACAGTGCCCTTAGCAGTTGCCCACATTGCACACCCATAAGgccggccctgcctccctgcAAAAAGTAACAAACCCTCCCCCCATActatgccaccctcacttctgcgctgctgctgatggtGCTGGGTGGACAGAgaatggagagcagtggctggtggctgggcacccagctcggaaagcagcgcagaagtaagggttgcaatCCTGtgggtgtccccttcccccccacccccacaatagCTAGATTTCACCGGGGAGACCAGATTTCTCAGTCTGACATGTTTTtcacggctgtgaatttggtagggccctactcgtAGCCAATGAACACTTCACCTGTCATTTTAGGCTGAGATTCCCAAAGCCGCCTGAGGACTTTGGAtacccattaaaatgaatgggaattgGACGTTGAGATCCCCTGGGTGCTTTGGAAATCACATTGATTCAGAAACAGCTTCTTCTTTATACCATAACGTCCTGGGTTCGGTTAGTCTAACCAGTGCCTTAACTGTATTACATAGGCTTTCCTGGACCAGGTCAGACCTGGGGTAAGTCCAGCCAAGTGTCCTGTTTAATTATAGCCAGTACCTGCCTCATCAGAGGAACAGGCAGGGTGCCCCCTGGTGTCCTGAGGTGGAATTACCTGCCCCCAGGAGAGGTGTCTACCTGGCTcccatcatagaagattaaggtcggaagagacctcaagaggtcatctagtccaatcccctgctcaaagcaggaccaaccccaactaaatcatcccagccagggctttgtcaagctgggccttaaaaacctctaagaatggagattccaccacctcccaaggtaacccattccagtgcttcaccaccctcctagtgaaatagtttttcctaatatccaacctagacctcccccactgcaacttgagaccattgcttcttgttctgtcatctgccaccactgagaacagtctaaatccatcctctttggaacccccccttcaggtagttgaaggctgctatcaaatcccccctcactcttctcttctgcagactaaataaccccagttccatcaggctctcctcataagtcatgtgccccagccccctaatcatttttgttgcccttcgctgttctgtctccaatttgtccacatcccttctgtagtggggggcccaaaactggacacaatactccagacgtggcctcaccagtgccaaatagaggagaataatcacttccctcaatctgctggcaacgcttctactaatgcagcccagtatgctgttggccttcttggcaacaagggcacactgttgactcatatccagcttctcgtccactgtaatccccgggtccttttctgcagaactgccacttagccagtcagtccccagcctgtagctgttcatgggattcttccgtcctatgtgcagaactctgcacttgtccttgttgtacCTCATCAGATTTATATATGTCCTAATAATTATTTGACCCTCTAATGTAACTATAAATGTTTTCCATATCCATGTAAACATTCAGTTCTCTAAATATTGagtcctgctaagctcttggcctcagtgatatctcgtggcagtgagttccattgTTCAATTATGCTGTGGGGTAACAGCGCACTTTACCCTGTCACTGTGCCACAGGCTGTGCCTGGAAGTTGGTGTCCTGGCGCTCTCTGTGTAGATTTAGGTAACATCTGTAGCCTGTGTGGAGGGCTGCAGTCTGTAAGGAACGTTCTCCGGGACAGTAACTGGGCAAAGTCCGTTGGGCATTGCCAGGTGGCTCTCTAACCTGCTGTGACattatatgattaaaatatgaccatgtaggtcattgttgctaccacggttacataattgcaacaaatcttgtacaaaatatgtcacataaggtgtcaatggaaacgTTATGATTCGTggaatatgattatcctacttgtatgcatgtatcgttGTTGTGTCTGACGTTACGAATACtgactatgtacctgtatttcgaatgtgtttgctcctgggcAACACCCACagggtatcaagtatcagaggggtagccgtgttagtctggatctgtaaaaagcaacaaagagtcctgtggcaccttatagactaacagatgtattggaacataagctttcgtgggtgaatacccatgtcGTCAGATgcagtgggcattcacccacgaaagcttatggtccaatacatctgctagtctttaaggtgccacaggactctttgttgctaccCACAGGGTAGTTTGCATCCactctagccagcacattgtgaagggACTATTCtagttgatggcccatcaacaaaCACAAGACCATGGAAGAAGCTTATTCCCGCCTGCTGGACTTTCTAGCTAGAATACGGGCAATGGCTCTGCTATGACTCAtcgaagcatgcaagggcatgtgactagatCATGTGGTACTGAACTCCATCGTGTGCCTGTGCTTTCCCACAAACTGTGCTGAAGGCTTTGCTTGGAACGAtgagtttccctccacatggcagaagctctAAAAGGCCCTGCAAGCATCTCCATTgttcctctttcctgctctggactatggacttatactgatgggagcattctaaccaagggactgaggaccttccagtgatttgggagcaaccagagacttgacttaagccagcagtttatgcCATCACTGCTTCAAGCCTGATCCAATTACTGAtatgcaattattgtatgtacttgattcctttaaccagttttaactctcacctctttctttttataaataaacctttagatattcgatactaaaggattggcaacagcgtgattatggggtaagatctgagttatatattgacctgggtatgtggctggtccctcgggatcagaagaaccctttggttgatgaaattggttttaaataactacTCATCAttgtctagtgtctgggtgttgaaccaaggactggaatacctaaggaggttgcatttctgacttcttgttgtCCAGTGTTGTGAGtcagtttacttttgttgctggtttggtatatcttgtGGGAGAATAATCaccaattagggttgccaactttctaatcgcacaaaaccaaacacccttgccccaccctctgccccaaggcccagccccaaggcccagccccttcgccaaggccctgccccccactcactccatccccccccatcgctcgctctcccccaccctcactcactttcactgggctggagcagggagttggggtctaggaagggggtgagggttctggctggaggttcgggctttggggtggggatgaggggcttggggtgcagaagggggctggggttgaggggtttggagtgtgggaatgggttccaacctggggcagggagttgaggtgcgggagggggttcagggtgcggacTCCATcctggcagcgcttacctcaggtgggtCCCGGCTACTAGGCACAGGGGCAACCTGgcggctccgcacgctgcccgcacctgcaggtgccgcccctgcagttcccattggccacagttcccagccaaagggagctgcggagccggcgctCGGGGtagcgtgcagagccctgtgcctaggagccggacatgctggccgtttccaggagctgtgtggagccagggcaggcagagagtctgccttagccccgctgcacagcTGACCAGACATTTAGCAGCCcgatcagcagtgctgactggagccacctgggtcccttttcgaccgggcattccggtcaaaaactggacacctggcaaccctggtTTTGGGggggtgtctgccctatttcttagctgtttgtcctgaatttggtattctcaagTGTGACCCACCGAGGCACGGTGAAACCTGCCCCAATGGTTCCAGTGTGCAGCTGCAAAGGCCGATGGCTCACTGTTTGTTCCATGCACACTATGGGTTGCATGAGCTGGGACGGATGCAAAATTCTGTTGCTTGTGCTCAAGCCCGCTCTAGATTCTGTTGGACCTAAAAGCGGTTCTGCTTTGCACAGTGGCCCTGTTTGTGTCTCTGCCGCCACCTCAGATGTGCTCTGCTGACAAGTAAAATGAAGCACCGTAAACTCCTCCGGGGAGCTCATGCTGGGCTCTCTCCTTCAGCACCAATAAAATAGCTTCCACAGACTAGCTCTAGCCCTCACGCCCCCTCTGCCACTACCTCACGCGTTGGTAAGCGAGTGGCGCTTGGCGTCTGCCATTTCACAAGGACAGGCAGCATCTCGGGCTCGGCGCTGGGTTGCCTCGGCTTTGCTAACGAGCTGAGAATATTTCCGTCATGGTGTCAGCTGGGTTTGAAGGGGCTAAGATGCAGGGACTTTACAGAGCAGAACCATGTGTTCATGTCATGGAAGATGATGTGTAAAGCCTTATTTACTCCACTTCAGTATTCTTCTGAGTTGTCAATCTGTGATGTAATTAACAGCCCCTCTAGATGGAGGGTTTCTGGACTGGGAGGTTTGATTAAGATGTATACTTTGCCTCCTCTTTAACTGGGAATTCCTGTGTAACGATTAAAGTTAACTCTATTATGAAATAAATTCTGTGCCTTTGTCTAGTGTCATGTAAATTATTGAAACTACAACTAATAATAAAGGGTTGGATTTGATTGTGCTTTTGTAACAGTTGATCTCATTTATTTCCTTATGGACGATTCCTTTTCTCGCTGGCTTTTTTTGAATTGGTTATATCCAGAGCTTGTACATGCAGGTCTTTTGGGGACAGCATTTCCATTGACTTGGGTGGAAGTGAATATTagttatttgcattgcagtgagGTGGAGAGGCCCCAGATGagagcagcgccccctgctgttgGACACTATACACATGCACAGAAAGACAGCCCTGGTCCAACAATCTTCCAATCGAAGCAGACCAATGGTGGAAGACAGTATCACCCTTATTTTATAGctggagaactggggcacagagatTAAGGGCCACGTTCTCCACTGGTCAGCGCCCAGCACATACAGCTCTTTGGAAACCGCCCACTTACTTAGGTGCATCAATGGGAGCTGAATACTTCTGGAAATCTGCCCCCATGTGGTGCCCACAGTCACTCAGGGTGTCTGTGCCAGGCCTTGGACCcggctctcctgagtcccagt harbors:
- the SIAE gene encoding sialate O-acetylesterase isoform X2; translated protein: MAACLLLVLTLASAEGVTFRFASYYGDHMVLQKKPAGAVVWGYGEAGANVTVSLSKDSKVIMKKMAQVEEHSGTWKVVLAPMDHGGPYSVMAEQHSREEPKNLTLRDIYFGDVWLCSGQSNMEMTVSQIINASKELSEAPLYPYVRVFMASLIQSEVELQDLAKIDLEWSIPTAENLGHGNFSYFSAVCWLFGRHLYETLRYPIGLVESSWGGSCIEAWSSGRVLQECGLTGEASRFLLPTLLSGPKVSSVLWNAMIHPLLNMSLTGVIWYQGEANALVNTDLYNCTFPALIADWRRTFHAGSEGQTQPLFPFGFVQLSTFRRQDQDDSFPRIRWHQTADYGYAPNKRMPNTFMAVAVDLCDEHSPYSSIHPRDKQNVAYRLHLGARAVAYGEKGLVFQGPYPTKVVVDGARGLINVTYGQELLLLLMHDRIFEVCCSDRPQLSAQEPCQWVPAPMVSASSHAVTLSSPGCRAAVTRLRYAWAEWPCEYRQCPLYNKHLLPAPPFVIDSALRTG
- the SIAE gene encoding sialate O-acetylesterase isoform X1, whose amino-acid sequence is MEVRGWYLDVWPSGALDPRGGKGGGLESSGVTFRFASYYGDHMVLQKKPAGAVVWGYGEAGANVTVSLSKDSKVIMKKMAQVEEHSGTWKVVLAPMDHGGPYSVMAEQHSREEPKNLTLRDIYFGDVWLCSGQSNMEMTVSQIINASKELSEAPLYPYVRVFMASLIQSEVELQDLAKIDLEWSIPTAENLGHGNFSYFSAVCWLFGRHLYETLRYPIGLVESSWGGSCIEAWSSGRVLQECGLTGEASRFLLPTLLSGPKVSSVLWNAMIHPLLNMSLTGVIWYQGEANALVNTDLYNCTFPALIADWRRTFHAGSEGQTQPLFPFGFVQLSTFRRQDQDDSFPRIRWHQTADYGYAPNKRMPNTFMAVAVDLCDEHSPYSSIHPRDKQNVAYRLHLGARAVAYGEKGLVFQGPYPTKVVVDGARGLINVTYGQELLLLLMHDRIFEVCCSDRPQLSAQEPCQWVPAPMVSASSHAVTLSSPGCRAAVTRLRYAWAEWPCEYRQCPLYNKHLLPAPPFVIDSALRTG